The following is a genomic window from Candidatus Aminicenantes bacterium.
GGACTGGACGTAGGCGAAGTCCTTATCGGTGTTGGCGGCGTTGACGACAAGCAGGTAAAACTCGGGATGGACGCAATAGACCAGCATGTCGTCGACATAGGTCCCCTTGGCGGTCATCAGCCCGGTGTACTGGACCATGCCGGGCGAGAGACGGGCGGCGTCGTTCGGGGAGATGTGCTGGACGAAGGCCAAGGCCTCCCGGCCGGTGACGTGGATTTCGCCCATGTGGCTGACGTCAAACAGGCCGGCGGCCCGGCGGCAAGCCAGGTGCTCCTCGATCACGCCCTTATACTCGACGGGCATGTCCCAGCCGCAGAACTCGATCATCTTGGCACCGAGCTTGCGGTGATGGTCGTTGAATCGGGTCTTCTTCATGATGGATGAATTCCTTTCGTCGGGAATCAGGAAAGACGAAGATTTAAAATACCATATCCGGGGGGGCGCAATCAAGGCGGACGGGGTCCCCGGCCCGCCCCGCTTGCAGATTCTTCGCCCTTGGCCCATAGTAGGATCATCACCGAAAAGGAGACTTCGAGATGAACCGAATTCCGTTCCGTATCCCGATCCTCATCCTGGCTGCCGCGGGCTTGGTTCTCGGTCTGGCGGCGCAGCAGACCAAGCCGGCCGCGGCCGAAGAGGTCGTTTACACCGCGACGAGTCCCGGACCCTGGGCCGGCAAAGAGCCCACCCATGTGCCCCAGATCGCCGTGGCCAAAACCGAGGCGGGCTGGAGCGTCACGATCACCGTCAAGCATGGCATGATCGCTCAGCCCCTCCATTTCATCCAATGGATCAGGCTCCAGGACGGGGACGGGGCCGTGCTCGGCCGGAAAGAGTTCACCCCGGCCGACCCGAAGCCCGAGGCCGTCTTCGCGCTCAAGACGCTGCCGGCCAAGCTTGTCGCCTTCGAGCACTGCAACCTGCACGGACTCTGGAAAAACGAGCGGGAATCGGCGGCCAAGTAGCCGCCGCGACGGCCCCGGCGGGGCTTCCCCGCTGGAGTGGATTTCCGCCCCTTCTCTAGGTACAATACCCGGGCACCGAATGGAGCAGAGGCGCAATCTATGAGGGATGTGTCCGTCGTCTTCCCGATGCCGAACTTGCGGCTCATCCACCGGACGATGGAGCGCGGCTTGACGTCCGCCCTACGGGCCGGGATCGCCGCCGCCGAAGGGGCCATCATCGTTTGGGCGGACTGCGATTTTTCCATGCCGCCCGCCAAGGTCGAGGATTTGCTGGCCGAGATCTCGTCCGGCGCCGACATTGCGGTCGGGAGCCGCTTTGTCGAGGGCGGCGGGGTCCGGATCATCCACGGCTCGGGCGACACCCTGATGGCCTACCTCATGAGCCGGACGCTCAACGGCTTCGTCCGACGCGTCCTGGGCCGCGGCTTCCACGACTACACATCGGGCTTCATCGCCGCCCGGAGCGAGGTTTTGCGGCGCATTCCACTGAAAGGCGGCTATGGGGAATATTTCATCGACCTCGTTTACCGGGCCCGCAAGCTCGGATACAAGGTGATCGAAAGCCCTTATCTGTGCGTCGAGCGGCGAACGGGAGTGGGCAAGACGGGCCAGCGACTCGGGGATTTCCTCCGCAAGGGCTGGAAATACGTCTGGCTGACCATCAAGCTGCGTTTCACCCGCATCCGTTGACCCCGGACGGCAGGGACCGGAGAGGAAGAGAGGAGGGACACTTGAAAAAGGGATTGA
Proteins encoded in this region:
- a CDS encoding desulfoferrodoxin family protein, which codes for MNRIPFRIPILILAAAGLVLGLAAQQTKPAAAEEVVYTATSPGPWAGKEPTHVPQIAVAKTEAGWSVTITVKHGMIAQPLHFIQWIRLQDGDGAVLGRKEFTPADPKPEAVFALKTLPAKLVAFEHCNLHGLWKNERESAAK
- a CDS encoding glycosyltransferase — translated: MRDVSVVFPMPNLRLIHRTMERGLTSALRAGIAAAEGAIIVWADCDFSMPPAKVEDLLAEISSGADIAVGSRFVEGGGVRIIHGSGDTLMAYLMSRTLNGFVRRVLGRGFHDYTSGFIAARSEVLRRIPLKGGYGEYFIDLVYRARKLGYKVIESPYLCVERRTGVGKTGQRLGDFLRKGWKYVWLTIKLRFTRIR